atgctttagtccaggtctgggaggagatccctcaggagaccatccgcaggctcatcaggagcatgctcaggcgttgtagagaggtcatacaggcacgtcgaggccacacacactgagcatcatttccttgtcttgaggcatttcccctaaagttggatcagcctgtaatttcgtttaccactttgattttgagcatcattccaaatccagacctccgtgggatattaattgtgatttactttgatagcttttattgttctcaacacattccactatgtaatgaataaagatttacaattggaatatttcattcagtgacatctaggatgtgagattttaatgttccctttatttttttgagcaatatatatacatatatccataTATGCGTGTGTGTTCGTCTCAGATGTGTATGTATTATACATTCAATGGGAGCCTAGCAGTGAAAGCAGCCCTGGACTCAGTCATTTGTGTGATTGTCCTGACGATTGGGGGCAGCGGAGTGCTGTTCTCAACATAGATAAAATACATTACTCTTTTTTGCATATATAGTCCGGCTTCTTCTCTCGTTCTTCCTTTTATTCTTCGTCTCTTTTTTTACATCTTAATCACATATATAATTATTTTGTCTATGTACTAAACAAAGCAtttatattttacatattttaatAGGGTGTTCTTATTTACAGCCATAATGCTTAATGAGGACACAATAATACAACTTTGCTATTGTAAGATTTAATTGGAATGTCACACTTCTTTGTggttaaaatgtaataaaaataagtaaaaaaaaaaataaaataaaataaattttctaCTACTCAGACAACCTCATGTTTGAACATAGCCAGTGCCAATATTGCTTGAATGGCGACAGCACCAGAAGAGTgtaaaagtgtttgttttttttactggggaAACCTAGAgaataagaaggggttgtccaaatagCGGAGAACCCCTTTAACACCACAGTAAATAACTCATACGACACGTTACTGGGTTGAGGCAGACGTTGCCGCAGCCATGCCCTCTTCTGCGCCTCCTGCTCCGCAGCTACTGGATAAGGCTGCATCTCTGAGACTTCATCTTCTGCGTGCCTCCTTCATAAGCTATGAATATCATACTAGTAATGCCGAGAGAGCGCGGCACTGTTTCTAGTCGAAATACAAAAGGTAATTCCATTACTATGTGTCAGATGCAGAGGGAAAAATCTGTGAGGTGCTGCGTTGGCCAATAACTGCAGCACGGGAAGAGATGTCAGATTACGCGGTTTTGGCAACTACCCCAGTACAAATTGGAGTGAACCTTGTGCGTTACTTGACGCTCAATCATTCATTTTACTAATTTTAAAAGTTTGCCCAGAGATGCACTTTAAACATTTAAcaataatgttatttttttaatttttttttcggcAAATCATCAGTATTTCATTATATGCAAACtactaaaaaaaaaaggaggcacAAGTAAAGCTTTCTGGCTTTCCAGCCAAAATTTAAAAGGACCAcgctggtgattttttttttttttacttcacctccaaaatgttatcattaatgTATGTTCCAAGTGTGGTATTAAGAGCATCCACTGTATTCTGCTGTTCTCGGGGCCCCTCCAGTCGTCATCTCCTAGCCATGACCTGCTGGATAGCTCCATTGTTTGCTGGGTGACCTGGGAGAAACTTCTCAATGTAAATTTATGAGACAGAACGAGGATCTCGTAGACTTACATTAAGAGCTTGTGACTTTCGGAAGTCAAGAGCTGTGGCCACAAGATGGCAAGACTGAGACTGACTGATGGCATGACGAGACTGGAGCGGCGCCAGGAAGAGCAGAAGACGGCAGCTGGTATTTTATTAGGGGCAGGGAACGGACATTAGCGATACCACtatgttggtgaaaaaaaaaaaaaaaaaaaaacatgctagaTGGGTGCTTTAAAGGATTTACGCAACCTAAAAAGAAGCAACCAATGTGGTAAATTATACTGTTCCTAGGGAAGGTAGAAACAGGTAACAGTCGAGTTTCTGCAGATGCAAAACTGCTGCGGAAATACAGAAGGAAATATTCATATCTAAAGTCACGCGAGGCAGACTTTTAACACTGTAATACCTACGGAAAATGTTCACCTTAAAGGGGTGCTACACTTTGGAGAATAGAGAATTCTCATTTGTTATGACATGATCAGCTGTAATCTGACAGATCAGTGGTCTTCAAGCTGTGGCTTCCCAGAtaatgcaaaactacaactcccagtatggatGGATAGCTGTAGATTTCCAAAAGCTGGAGAGCTCTAAGATGGAGGTCAGTGTTAGATGGACCCAGACGTAAATGTTAAATCGTCCCTCGCACCAAGAGAAATGAAGCAATTTAAAGATCTTGGCTGTCCCGGTGATAACAGGACAGGACAAGTCCCTCCTGGAAGATGTAGTCACTCTCTTTGACTACTTGAGAGGTCTCAAAAAGAAACTCCCTGCTATTAAAAAGTTGTATTACTCCAAATTGTCCATTTAATGCTGAACTGTTTGAGGCTAGAGAGTGGCTTTGCAGTGCTGATGATCAGATTTGGTTGCCTGATAAACCGACGACGTTGAGATCCTGTAATCTCCAACTTGCAACGTCCATCTAGAAAACACAGTGCATTTTAGACCTCTATCGGTGTCCTGTGCCATTACGGGCTTGAACAACCTCCTGCCAAGACTCATGTTTGAGGACAGGGCAGAAGTAGGCAGTGCCCAAGTCTTTAGCAGTGGCTCAGTCGCCAACTCACTGGTTTTTACCCTTCGGTGTTTTGTGGATTCGAATATGAGCCATGAGAGTCTCCTTTTTATTATAACTCCTATCGCACTTGTTGCACGGAAAGGGTTTGGCAGGGGCATGTGTCTCCTCGTGGGAAATCAAAAGGGACTTGAGGTAGAAGCTCTCTCTGCAATGGTTGCACTTGTAGGGCTTAGTATCAGAGTGCACCCCCTCGTGAGTGACGAGCAGGGTCTTGTCGTTGAAGCTCTTCTCACAATGCCGGCACTGGTAGGGCTTGGGTTTTTGGTGGCTCTGCTCATGGACCAATAGGGCATTACGGTTTGGGTACCAGTTGTCACACTTACTGCACTGGTGAGGTTTTTCTCCGGTGTGTGTCCTCTTGTGAGCATTGAAAAGAGACTCGTCCTTAAAGTTTTTCTCGCACTGGTCACACTGGTAAGGTTTGTATTCCTTGTGTTTGCCGCTATGAGCAGCAAGCAGTGACGACTTTGAGAAACTTTCATCGCAATAAGGACAGGGATAGGCAAGTTTTCCAGTGTGGATTCGATGATGGGCTTCTAGGATCATACGGCTGTTAAACCTTTTCTCGCAGTAATCGCATTTAAGAGGTTTCTCCTGCAAAGAGTCCTGACTTGTTTTATTGGAGCTAGTCACTGGAGTTGTGGTGGTTTTGGAAGTCTCGCTATCTATCAGTTTTGCTTTCGGAGCCGCTTCACCAGCTTGCTTGTCTGTGGCACTGGAGTTAGTCACTGGAGTGGCCGCTGATTCTGAAGTCTTGCTATCCGCCAAGCCTGTGTTCGGAGCCGCTTCAACAGCTTGCTTGTTTGTTCCATTAAGAACCACTTTAGATTTATCGCTATCTATCGAGCTTCTTTTAGAGGCTGCCGCAGTACTCACTTTCACATCTTTTCTATTGCTTTTTGAGCTTTTGCCTTTGTTTTTTGCTTTCTTTCTTGACCTGGTTTTAGTGTTCCTACTCGATTTTGAAATGGAGCCTCTGGCTGAAGTATCGCTGGTCGTCTCTAGCGGAATCATATTTTCCGCACCCTGCAGATCACTCGCCGAGGTTCGAGAGTGTTTCCATCTATGCACAATCAACTCTGATTTATAAGAGAAGGTCTGGTTACAAAGTTCACACTTATGGGGCTTTACTCCACTGTGGGTCCTGATGTGGGCTTCCAGAGCAGAGTTGTATTTGTAACTTTTATCACAATGTGGGCAATATAGCTTTTCATAGTTCCTTCTGTTACTAGGAGTAGAGGGGGAATCTTTTTGGCTCTCATTCTGGCTGATTTTGCAGGTCTGGGCTTTTTCTTGTTCTTCTCGTCGAGGCCTTTTAGCGGGTAATTGTTCAGGATTTTTAGGTTCTTTCGCTATCTCAGAATGAGCCTCCTGTGAGAGTGCAGCTCTGGTCTTCATACTATGACCAACTGTAGACTTCTTGTCGCAGTTTTGTATCCCTATGACAAACAGAATAAGAAATAAATTACATTTTGCAGCAGCAGTCAACTGTCTCACAGAGTTGCTTTTTTAGAATTGTCCTGATGGGACCACACAATTAAGGCCAAAAAAATGTTTGCTTTAACTCTGAATGACATTTGTTttggtatatacactgtgttccaaattattatgcaaataatatttcctcctattttctctaaattacctatctgaattgcagtcattgttattttccagtcatctactattctagtataattgcaatgtggtggaacaaactgcctatgaaaacagtatctttttaaaaaaaataaacactcaaaatgcatgttccaaattattatgcacagcagagttttcaaccttttttttttattttgaacaaaaaaatggtcaattgtgaagttataagcattatcagcttattacaaaatgaaatcaaacagttttcaggtgaaaactttattctaggtgatgttacatttgcacataggaccccttgttggaaggaagcttctgaactctctcgtccattgaatttgtcagtttttggatggtttctgcttcaattgttttgcatgtggacagaatcccctcccagagctgttgcttagatgtaacctgcctcccgccatcatagacactccttttgatgatgctccagaggttctcaatggggttgaggtcaggggaagatggtggccacaccataagtttgtcctcttttatgcccatagcagccagagatgcagatgtgttttttgcagcatgagatggtgcattattaaaatgatcttgctgcggaaagcacggttcttcctcttgaaccatggcaggaagtgtttttagaaactccacatagattatggagttcatctttaccccttcagggatcataaaggggccgacaatctctctccccatgattccagccaaaacattactccacctcctccttgttggcgccttagccgtgttttcatggggtgtccatcaaccagccatcctccactccatccttctggaccatcgagcgttgcacggcactcatcggtgaacaaaacagtttggaagtcagtcttcatgtatcgtttggcccactggagccgtttctgcttgtgtgcagtggatagaggtggttgacaggatggcttacgcacagctgcaaacctctgaaggaccctgcatcttcttGTTCTGGGGAcgctggaggcaccagcagcttcaaaaacttgtctgctgctatgacaaggcatttttgcagttgCTCTTTTAACCTTAGCCTAAGCACCCACCAGTGCTTCCTTCAAAAGCAGCAAAGTCTACTGTAACCGCCAGTGCTATATTCAACGGTAGCCGAGCCAGCCTAACCCGCCAGTGCTTTCCTAaacggcagccgagccagctgcacccgccagtgctcacctctctgTCAGACGGTCCTGTCTGCACCTGttgttcctgtcatcttctctgcctgcctgcatctgttggacatttctCCGGGTCATTCCAGCTACCCATTCCTAGGGgccagctgccatctacccaaggtcagtcctggagtagcacctggatcacttCCCTTGTCTTTCCACGGACCTCAGTGTCGTTAGCTGCTGCATGTCtatggtcagattgggtgaggctagTAGTGACGCCCCTCCAGGTCATCCTTGCATCCAGTGGCTGTACCACCCAGCCCGTTataaaacctacaggataaaaagggcggtatctctgccacgcatcagttggattacagtgcCCACGAGGACCTCCAAATGGTCATTTACAAACAGCATTAAACACCAACACCACATGTTTCCTTTAAGCACTAAGCGACCTTAcaacaaaaatgaaaatggtgtTCACCTGTACAAGTgacgggagggaatataagggtgctgtcatggggtcTGAAAAATCCCATTAACGTTAAGTAATTACATCTTTTTctctcacccatgacagcacaacggagagaattacagagaaataagtattcagggagggaccacagcctgcagaacccctCTTCCCAAAGGAGAGATCAGAAATGGAAGTCAAATCCAGCCTACAGTGTCTATAAAAAAATAGGAGAGGACCATGTCGCTACCTTACAAGTCTGTTCAATGGACACGTAACGACTCTTTCTAGGACCCTGAAAAGTGACAAATAATGATCTATCTTCTCTCCAGGACTCCGTAAATGATAAGTATTTATTAGACATCTTTTGACATCTAGACTATGAAGTTTCTCTTTGTGAGTAGTACAAAAAGATGGAAGAATTACTTCAGTCCTATGGAACCCGGAAGCTACTTTAGGGAAATATGCCAGATCTGGCTTTAAAATGATCCCATCTTCCAGGATTTGTGTGAAAGGGGGACCCACTGCCAGAGCTTAGAGGTCTCTAACCCTGAGAGCTGATGTTAAGTCTATAGGCTCAAAAGGAGAATCTCTCAAGGCTGACAGAACAAGATTCACATCCCAAGGAGATAAATTTGGCCTGGGAAATTAAATAACGGGAAACCCAACGGTTACCTGCCAAGTCACAATTATATAGCATCCCAAGGGCCAACACCTGAACGTTGAAGGTGCCGGCGTAGAGTCTCTGCACTAGACATTTCTGAAGGAACTCTAAAATAGAACTGGATGGTACTCCCTCTCCCAGCTGTGTTCCTGAAGTGGCTAGGAATTTTCTCCAGGTCCTACCATAGTTTTTGTGGCAAATGCCTTCGTACTCTGGAGTAGGGTAAAAATCAAGTTAGGAGAAAATCCTCTGTCTCTTAATAGCAACCTATCGAGTTCCATGTTGTTAAATGTAAGCTGACTGGTTGAGGATGCTGTACCGGACCCTGGGAGAGTAGATTCAATACAtccagtcagggccgtatttgccactaggcacttgagggcacgtgcctagggcggcaggatgcgggggggggggcggcacctgaacaaggtttgggttttttttttcgtttttgtttttttttctatagtcCGGGGCTTGCCCGCCCACCTCCGCCCACCTCCCTGCTCCCTCCGCCTCCACCCACCTACGTCTTCTGGCTGCGGCGGGTCTCAGATCCCACGCAGTTAAATGTACTGCACAGGGAGCCAGAAGCGGAAACACGTCAAATCATAGGGCCCGCTCCCTCCTCGCTCAGGCGCCAAATTCAGTTGCTGCCTGACAGTGCACCCGCCCACCTCAGTGTCCTGGCTGCTGGGGATCACATCCTGGATCACGTCCCTCTGCTGTACCCCGGCCGGACTGCTGGTGCCTTCACCCGGGGATCGGAAAGGCAGAAGCCCACTGCCCATCAGGACCTGCGAGCGGCTGGCGGTGGGGGGCGCCATCCTGGGCTACAGGAGAAAAACAGCTGAAACTTCTGGAGTTGGGAGAAGCCTCCTCCTGGATCCCGGCAATTTACTGTGAAGTGCTGAAGCCCAGGACAGCGGTCAGCAGGGCAGCACAGACCTGGCACCAGCATGCCTCTCTCCAGGAATCCAGGCTGGGTGATCCTGCCCATCACGCTGCCAGCATTCTCTTTACCGGGACGTGGATAGTGTAAGTGCACGGCAGGGGCTCGGGGCTGCTCTGTGATGGGGGCGGTATAGCCGGGGAGCACTGATCAAAGGTGTTTTTGGTTTAGGAGAGAAAGGTAATGATGTGTGAAACGTCTTGGGGGAGGAATGGGGGCTGATACTGCTCTGTGCACCTCCAGGGGTTGCCAATGCCTGCAAGTCCTGGCACCTTCATCATGTCACTGTACCGTCAGCAGATGGTCTGCAGCCGCCTgtcatgtaagggtatgtgcacacactgcggattttgctgcggatctgcagcagtttcccatgcatttacagtaccatgtaaagcaatgggaaatgaaatccgcagtgcacatgcgggaaaaaacgtgcggaaacgcagcggtttattttccgcagcatgtcaattctttctgcggattccgctacgGGTTTacccctgctccaatagaaatctgcaggtgaaaactcgcagaggaaaccgcaaaagaaaccgcggtaaatctgcagtaaaaaacgcagcggtttttcactgcggattttggaaatccgctgcagaaaattccatAATGGAATTCgcagcgtgtgcacttagcctaagggtCATTATGGGGGAAAATACTAGGTGGTCCCTAGAAGGTCATAGACAGGTCCAATATGAGCCCTGCCATCCATAATGACACTACCCTGGCATATGGTCTGCGCCTACATGTGGGGTTGTCAGCATTTATGACTGATTTTTATTGTGACATTTCTGATATTTAGCAACTTGTCCACTATTTTCTTTTAGGCAGCGCTGTACATAGTGGGGACGGGATGTATGGAACTGTtagtctatgttcacatgttgcattttttttaatgcaaatttaaagctgcatttaagctgcttacaaaaagcagtctTTGCTGTGTTTTGTTGTCTctcgtgcatgttgataaagtttagtgcctctccacctccccaaaaaagtctgatttaactctaaaggtaccgtcacattaagcgacgctgcagcgatctagacaacgatgccgatcgctgtgtggtagctggagagctgtcacacagacagctgtccagcgaccaacgatgccgaagtccccgggtaaccagggtaaacatcgggttgctaagcgcagggccgtgcttagtaacccgatgtttaccctggttaccagtgttaaatgtaaaaaaacaaacactacatacttacattcgcgtcccccggcgtccgcttccctgctctgtgtgagcgccggccctaacagcagagcggtgacgtcaccgctgtgctttgctttccaggaagctctgagcagcagcgcggacgccgggggacgtgacagacatcagagggtgagtatgtagttttttttttacttttactatggtaaccagggtaaatatcgggttactaagcgcggccctgcgcttagtaacccgatatttaccctggttaccagtgtaaaacattgctggcatcgttgcttttgctgtcaaacacgacgatacacagcga
This is a stretch of genomic DNA from Ranitomeya variabilis isolate aRanVar5 chromosome 6, aRanVar5.hap1, whole genome shotgun sequence. It encodes these proteins:
- the LOC143781365 gene encoding uncharacterized protein LOC143781365, with the protein product MAGNPCAQSPVTFDDVAIIFSGEEWDMLNAQQRALYMEVMRENYEHFIFLNYKVPIILSWMQKTNPAVNATARRTDSPTEAITQGIQNCDKKSTVGHSMKTRAALSQEAHSEIAKEPKNPEQLPAKRPRREEQEKAQTCKISQNESQKDSPSTPSNRRNYEKLYCPHCDKSYKYNSALEAHIRTHSGVKPHKCELCNQTFSYKSELIVHRWKHSRTSASDLQGAENMIPLETTSDTSARGSISKSSRNTKTRSRKKAKNKGKSSKSNRKDVKVSTAAASKRSSIDSDKSKVVLNGTNKQAVEAAPNTGLADSKTSESAATPVTNSSATDKQAGEAAPKAKLIDSETSKTTTTPVTSSNKTSQDSLQEKPLKCDYCEKRFNSRMILEAHHRIHTGKLAYPCPYCDESFSKSSLLAAHSGKHKEYKPYQCDQCEKNFKDESLFNAHKRTHTGEKPHQCSKCDNWYPNRNALLVHEQSHQKPKPYQCRHCEKSFNDKTLLVTHEGVHSDTKPYKCNHCRESFYLKSLLISHEETHAPAKPFPCNKCDRSYNKKETLMAHIRIHKTPKGKNQ